In a genomic window of Methylovirgula sp. 4M-Z18:
- a CDS encoding FMN-binding negative transcriptional regulator, which yields MYEPRLFKIEDRETCFDVIRAHPLGLLITAGAGGLMANFVPFILAKNDAGQDVLRAHVARPNPQWRELGPGVPTLVVFQGAQTYITPSWYETKRETGKVVPTWNYATVQVSGASRAIDEPDYIRAQITALTKQMEAPRAAPWAVTDAPADFVDAQIRAIVGLEIVIESVHGKFKASQNRNEADQRGVVEGLLHEVDTDNGHAMAEMVRTYAQKSQS from the coding sequence ATGTACGAACCACGGCTTTTCAAGATCGAGGACCGCGAGACCTGTTTCGACGTCATTCGCGCGCATCCGCTCGGGCTGCTCATCACGGCGGGCGCGGGCGGGCTGATGGCCAATTTCGTCCCCTTCATCCTCGCCAAAAATGACGCCGGGCAGGACGTGCTGCGCGCCCATGTGGCGCGGCCGAACCCGCAATGGCGTGAACTCGGCCCCGGCGTGCCGACGCTCGTCGTCTTTCAGGGCGCACAGACCTATATCACGCCGTCCTGGTACGAAACGAAACGCGAGACCGGCAAAGTCGTGCCGACCTGGAATTACGCGACCGTGCAGGTGAGCGGCGCCTCGCGTGCCATTGACGAGCCCGATTATATTCGGGCGCAGATCACCGCCTTGACGAAACAGATGGAAGCACCGCGCGCGGCGCCCTGGGCAGTGACCGACGCGCCGGCAGATTTCGTCGATGCGCAGATCCGCGCCATCGTCGGCCTCGAAATCGTCATCGAGAGCGTGCACGGCAAATTCAAGGCGTCGCAGAATCGCAATGAAGCCGACCAGCGCGGCGTCGTCGAGGGATTGCTGCACGAAGTGGATACCGACAACGGCCACGCCATGGCCGAAATGGTGCGCACCTACGCGCAAAAAAGCCAGTCATGA
- a CDS encoding rhomboid family intramembrane serine protease encodes MPIIKSPTPTLLMILICVAVAIMTRLGTVDDATLKLMISEYRYVPGYRFTEILDGQVWRLITPIFLHFSLMHIVFNMIWFYDLGGQIEKRIGYVMYLVLVLVIAIASNLLQYVLEGPSFGGMSGVVYGLFGYMFMRIRAEGPGVYFLLRNNVFIMFGWFVLCWTGLLGPVANWAHTGGLALGMLLGWIGYGAPRVRQVRRWP; translated from the coding sequence TTGCCGATCATCAAATCACCGACTCCCACCTTGCTGATGATTTTGATCTGCGTTGCTGTCGCGATTATGACACGATTGGGCACGGTGGATGATGCCACCCTCAAGCTCATGATTTCGGAATACCGCTATGTGCCGGGCTACCGATTCACCGAAATCTTGGATGGCCAGGTATGGCGCTTGATCACGCCGATTTTCCTGCATTTCAGCCTGATGCATATCGTCTTCAACATGATCTGGTTCTACGATCTTGGCGGCCAGATCGAGAAGCGCATCGGCTATGTGATGTATCTTGTGCTGGTGCTGGTCATCGCGATCGCCTCCAATCTCTTACAATATGTGCTGGAGGGACCGAGCTTCGGCGGTATGTCCGGCGTCGTCTATGGTCTGTTCGGCTATATGTTCATGCGCATCCGCGCGGAGGGGCCGGGCGTCTACTTCCTGCTACGGAACAACGTCTTCATCATGTTCGGCTGGTTCGTTCTATGCTGGACGGGCCTACTTGGCCCCGTCGCCAATTGGGCGCACACGGGCGGCCTCGCACTCGGCATGCTGCTGGGGTGGATCGGCTATGGCGCGCCGCGTGTCAGGCAAGTAAGGCGCTGGCCATGA
- a CDS encoding helix-turn-helix domain-containing transcriptional regulator: MAHVAREAGVSRQSLYKALSETGAPQLSTQLGVMKALDLKLTAKAA; this comes from the coding sequence ATGGCCCATGTCGCGCGCGAGGCCGGTGTCAGCCGGCAATCGCTCTACAAGGCCTTGAGCGAAACGGGAGCCCCACAGCTTTCGACGCAGCTCGGCGTCATGAAGGCGCTTGACCTGAAGTTGACAGCAAAGGCAGCGTGA
- the smpB gene encoding SsrA-binding protein SmpB has translation MSSADNRKIAADNRKARFNYEIGEVFEAGIMLTGTEVKSLRNGKSTIAESYASVENGELWLINSNIPEYLQANRFNHAPKRPRKLLLHARQIAKLKQGIEREGMTIVPLKLYFNDKGRAKIEIALARGKKLHDKRETEKRRDWGREKARLLKGG, from the coding sequence ATGAGTTCTGCCGACAATCGCAAAATCGCCGCCGACAATCGCAAGGCGCGCTTCAACTATGAGATCGGCGAGGTGTTCGAGGCGGGCATCATGCTCACCGGCACCGAAGTCAAATCCTTGCGCAACGGCAAATCGACGATCGCCGAAAGCTATGCCTCGGTCGAAAATGGCGAATTGTGGCTGATCAATTCCAACATTCCCGAATATCTGCAAGCCAACCGTTTCAACCACGCGCCAAAACGTCCGCGCAAATTGCTGCTGCACGCGCGGCAGATTGCGAAATTGAAGCAGGGCATCGAGCGCGAAGGCATGACGATCGTGCCGCTCAAACTCTATTTCAACGACAAGGGCCGCGCTAAAATCGAGATTGCACTGGCGCGTGGCAAGAAGCTGCACGACAAGCGCGAGACGGAAAAGCGGCGTGACTGGGGCCGCGAGAAGGCAAGGCTGCTGAAAGGCGGGTGA